One genomic window of bacterium includes the following:
- a CDS encoding phosphatase PAP2 family protein: MSILFQIDKIITKYINSLNVFGSAFDSLMKIMSDDRFLIFLLIVSIFIVAISFYLLWKRIGISKRLQSYFTFESLRFLLLVGISTVIVQVIKQLTHRARPYEADLEIILRQSVDLSDTATSMPSAHTALAFVLTFFFIFGDYPKTIKVTFLILAILIAISRIYLGMHFFSDILVSILITLSLVVSFNIYQKRSKV; the protein is encoded by the coding sequence ATGTCAATACTTTTTCAAATAGATAAAATTATCACCAAATATATAAACTCCTTGAATGTTTTTGGTAGTGCTTTTGATAGTTTGATGAAAATTATGTCAGATGACAGGTTTCTTATTTTTTTGCTAATTGTTTCAATTTTTATCGTCGCGATATCATTTTATTTACTTTGGAAGAGGATAGGGATTTCAAAACGATTGCAAAGTTACTTCACTTTTGAATCTCTGAGATTTCTCTTGCTTGTAGGAATATCTACGGTCATAGTTCAAGTTATCAAGCAATTAACTCATAGGGCAAGACCATATGAAGCGGATTTAGAAATTATTCTCCGACAATCTGTAGATCTTTCAGACACTGCTACTAGTATGCCCTCTGCACATACAGCACTTGCATTTGTTTTAACATTTTTTTTCATTTTTGGTGATTATCCGAAAACTATTAAAGTGACATTTCTTATTCTAGCAATACTTATAGCGATCTCAAGAATTTACTTGGGAATGCATTTTTTTTCTGATATACTAGTTTCAATCCTTATAACTTTAAGCTTGGTAGTTTCATTTAATATTTACCAAAAAAGATCTAAGGTATAA
- a CDS encoding helix-hairpin-helix domain-containing protein, whose amino-acid sequence MSSEIPEKLKIVAFLVFLVLLFLIGYTFFLNSKDIDKYSSDSVSESTHTQQSIDQIVVDLSGAVSNPGVYRIGSDMILVDLIEKSGGFSEDVDKNYIDKNLNLARKLNNAEKIYIPRLSDNQTLGVQNVSSGLVNINTASDSDLDKLAGVGPATIEKWKDARPFGSINELVSKSVLSQTTFEGIKDKLTL is encoded by the coding sequence ATGTCCTCGGAGATACCAGAAAAGTTAAAAATCGTTGCATTTCTAGTCTTTCTTGTGTTGTTATTTTTGATTGGTTATACATTTTTCCTAAATTCAAAAGATATAGACAAGTATTCAAGCGACTCTGTTTCAGAATCTACTCATACACAGCAATCAATTGATCAAATAGTTGTAGATTTGTCTGGAGCTGTTAGTAATCCCGGTGTATATAGAATTGGTAGTGACATGATCCTTGTTGATCTGATAGAAAAGTCGGGAGGATTTAGTGAGGATGTGGACAAAAATTATATTGACAAGAACTTGAATTTAGCAAGGAAGCTGAATAATGCAGAGAAGATATACATACCTAGACTCAGCGATAATCAAACGCTTGGTGTACAGAATGTAAGCTCTGGACTTGTAAATATCAATACTGCAAGTGATAGCGATCTTGATAAACTAGCCGGAGTAGGACCAGCAACTATTGAAAAGTGGAAGGATGCAAGACCTTTTGGCTCAATTAATGAACTCGTCAGTAAAAGTGTCCTTTCCCAAACAACTTTTGAGGGTATCAAAGACAAATTAACTTTGTAA
- a CDS encoding ComEC/Rec2 family competence protein yields MKEATPNGRLYGSYFATLSPIVLTLIANYISFYAVLIVALFFSILFFLIFKKQSFLFFLFTICLMILSLFIVFAQVKAYNYASFVGQETALQATIESRIDCTGDEYCSFDIRPITRIGKVKIYIDWSEEVERLEIGDNLNITTMLSLPNIYEDFDYRSYLNNQGIFLIGKNTKILNLTKTQNFYRSSLNKIIATLSLDSKVLNDKENSLLLAMVLGFRENIPLDLSEDFKNLGLTHIIAVSGFNITILISFALLAARYINKRRTFVLVFILATLYMSLVGFDNLPALRAYILGMIVILTQLYGRKVSNTSSLLVAVMIVQFINIKSFLDIGFQLSLITYTAIIFLEKDFRQYCKFLPKGVDAIFSTSLLASVLTSPITLKISHQFPIIAPIANILILPIVPLVTILGLIHFTLKLLGITFIEVPLKVLLVYITNVSNFISDFSFSTIGISDKIIKYIDISILFTMVLIIFTKYKRSKDISKDL; encoded by the coding sequence ATGAAAGAAGCTACACCAAATGGAAGACTCTACGGATCTTACTTTGCCACATTGTCTCCAATAGTTCTCACATTGATTGCAAACTATATCAGTTTTTATGCTGTATTAATTGTGGCTTTATTTTTCAGCATATTATTCTTTTTAATTTTCAAAAAACAAAGTTTTTTGTTTTTTCTGTTTACGATTTGCTTGATGATATTGAGTCTGTTTATAGTTTTTGCTCAAGTTAAGGCTTACAATTATGCAAGTTTTGTAGGACAAGAAACTGCACTCCAAGCTACTATTGAGAGTCGCATTGACTGTACAGGAGATGAGTATTGTAGTTTCGATATCAGACCAATTACCCGTATTGGCAAGGTAAAGATTTATATTGATTGGAGTGAAGAAGTAGAAAGGTTGGAAATTGGTGATAATTTGAATATTACTACAATGTTGAGCCTACCGAATATCTATGAGGATTTTGACTATAGAAGCTACTTAAACAATCAAGGTATATTCTTGATTGGCAAGAATACAAAAATACTGAATCTAACAAAAACTCAAAACTTTTATAGAAGTAGCTTAAACAAAATTATTGCAACCTTGTCACTTGATTCAAAAGTTCTAAATGACAAAGAGAACTCACTGTTACTGGCTATGGTCTTAGGCTTTCGCGAAAATATCCCCCTAGATCTTTCTGAAGATTTCAAAAACCTTGGATTGACTCATATAATTGCAGTTTCAGGCTTCAATATAACAATACTAATATCATTTGCATTACTTGCCGCCAGATATATCAATAAAAGAAGGACTTTCGTCCTTGTATTCATTCTTGCTACGCTCTATATGTCCTTGGTAGGATTTGATAATTTGCCTGCACTTAGAGCTTACATACTAGGAATGATAGTTATACTTACGCAACTATATGGAAGAAAAGTTTCAAATACCAGCTCATTGCTTGTCGCAGTAATGATAGTGCAATTCATAAATATCAAAAGCTTTCTAGATATTGGTTTTCAATTATCTTTGATCACTTACACAGCTATAATATTTTTGGAAAAAGATTTTCGGCAGTATTGCAAATTTCTGCCAAAAGGAGTTGATGCTATTTTTTCAACTAGTCTCTTAGCGTCAGTTCTCACTTCTCCGATAACGCTTAAAATCTCTCATCAATTTCCAATAATAGCTCCAATTGCAAATATACTGATACTTCCCATAGTTCCTTTAGTTACAATACTTGGATTGATTCATTTCACACTTAAATTGCTCGGTATAACATTTATAGAAGTTCCATTGAAAGTTTTACTTGTATACATAACAAATGTGAGTAATTTTATCTCTGATTTCAGCTTTTCAACTATAGGTATAAGTGATAAAATTATCAAATATATAGATATTTCAATATTATTTACAATGGTTTTGATCATTTTTACTAAGTACAAACGAAGTAAAGATATATCAAAGGATTTATAA
- a CDS encoding nucleoside-diphosphate kinase (catalyzes the formation of nucleoside triphosphate from ATP and nucleoside diphosphate): protein MSNLPEPIRKLRYQRTFAMIKPDGVARGLTGEILKRFEVRGLKIVSMKMVRPTDKQIMEHYVASREEWIRGLGQKGVGTFHELHLDIKEHMGTDDELEIGKIVYQGLVEYMKSGPVIPMVIEGVQAVEMVRKLVGPTIPLKAELGTIRGDFSVDSTSIANVEKRSIHNLIHASGNLEEAEYEIKVWFDDDEIFTYKRSDEDFMFEKYY from the coding sequence ATGTCGAACCTTCCAGAACCAATTAGAAAGCTTAGATATCAACGAACATTTGCAATGATTAAGCCAGATGGAGTTGCAAGAGGGCTTACAGGAGAAATACTGAAACGATTTGAAGTAAGGGGTCTGAAAATAGTTTCAATGAAAATGGTAAGACCAACAGACAAACAAATTATGGAACATTATGTTGCTAGTAGAGAAGAATGGATACGCGGACTTGGACAAAAGGGAGTAGGTACTTTTCATGAGTTGCATTTAGATATCAAAGAACATATGGGAACAGATGATGAATTGGAAATAGGTAAAATTGTTTATCAGGGACTTGTTGAATATATGAAGTCTGGTCCAGTAATTCCTATGGTGATAGAAGGGGTACAAGCAGTTGAAATGGTTAGAAAACTTGTTGGACCTACTATTCCACTGAAAGCAGAGCTTGGAACGATTCGAGGAGATTTCTCAGTTGATAGTACTTCTATTGCAAATGTTGAAAAACGATCAATCCACAATCTAATCCATGCATCTGGCAATTTAGAAGAAGCGGAGTATGAAATCAAAGTGTGGTTTGATGATGACGAGATATTTACCTACAAAAGATCTGATGAAGATTTCATGTTTGAGAAGTATTACTAA
- the crtI gene encoding phytoene desaturase — translation MQNFSKLQHKSNKKKAIIIGSGFGGLAIAIRLQALGFQTEIFEKNEMIGGHASQIKKEGFTFDMGPSIVTIPFTIQELFGLNGEDMNDYLQMSSLDPLYRIYFHDKSYIDYTGNADQMKAQISKFNEKDAKNYDKFMKLSSSIYKIVIEDGLGSKPFSSLWDFLKFAPRAIKLKAVLPGYFLVSRYFKDFRTRFLFSFHPLFIGGNPFTTPSIFLMLPYLEKLGGVWYATGGMYKIIEELGKLYTRMGGKIHLNSEVTEILIENGCAIGVKVHNEEMLSDIVVSNSHFANTYMDLIPETKRQKWPNKKILNKQYSMSCFLIYLGISERYDKFKHHTLILSERYKELVTDLFDKTVLPDDFSMYIHTPSKTDETMAPAGCDSVYILIPTPNLNADVNWDKYKDTYAKKIIDFLESDFGLKDLSKNVKVKEIFTPLDFQRKRNNFLGAPWSLQPSLFQIASFRPHNKSEDINGLYLVGASTHPGGGVPGVLLGAKATEAVIAKDFGLFFIK, via the coding sequence ATGCAAAATTTTTCGAAATTACAACATAAATCAAACAAGAAAAAGGCAATAATAATAGGTTCTGGCTTTGGTGGTTTAGCAATAGCTATAAGACTTCAGGCATTAGGGTTTCAAACTGAAATATTTGAAAAAAATGAAATGATAGGTGGGCATGCTAGTCAGATCAAAAAAGAAGGATTTACTTTTGATATGGGACCATCTATAGTCACTATACCTTTTACTATCCAAGAACTATTTGGACTGAATGGTGAAGACATGAATGATTATTTGCAAATGTCATCACTTGATCCACTTTATAGGATATATTTCCACGACAAAAGTTATATAGATTACACTGGGAATGCTGATCAGATGAAGGCACAAATCTCGAAGTTTAATGAAAAAGATGCAAAGAACTATGATAAGTTTATGAAATTATCATCATCTATATATAAAATAGTAATTGAAGACGGATTGGGAAGCAAACCGTTTTCAAGTTTGTGGGATTTTTTGAAATTCGCCCCTCGTGCGATAAAGCTTAAAGCAGTGCTACCTGGCTACTTTCTTGTTTCCAGATACTTCAAAGATTTTCGAACGCGCTTCCTTTTTTCGTTTCACCCATTGTTCATAGGAGGAAATCCATTTACTACTCCATCGATATTTCTTATGTTGCCATACCTAGAGAAGCTTGGCGGAGTGTGGTATGCAACAGGTGGCATGTATAAAATTATAGAAGAATTGGGGAAACTTTATACAAGGATGGGCGGCAAAATTCATTTAAATTCTGAAGTAACAGAAATTCTAATAGAGAACGGATGTGCAATCGGTGTCAAAGTGCATAATGAGGAAATGCTCTCAGATATTGTCGTTTCAAACTCACACTTTGCAAATACATACATGGATTTAATTCCTGAGACAAAAAGGCAAAAATGGCCCAACAAAAAAATACTTAATAAACAATATAGCATGAGTTGTTTTTTAATTTACCTCGGGATAAGTGAAAGATACGATAAATTCAAACACCATACACTTATACTTTCAGAAAGATATAAGGAACTTGTTACGGATTTGTTTGACAAAACTGTTTTACCTGATGATTTTTCTATGTATATTCACACTCCATCAAAAACTGATGAAACGATGGCTCCAGCAGGTTGTGATAGTGTTTACATACTTATACCGACTCCAAATCTGAATGCTGATGTGAATTGGGATAAATACAAAGATACTTATGCGAAAAAGATTATTGACTTTCTGGAAAGTGATTTTGGGTTGAAGGATTTATCAAAAAATGTAAAAGTAAAAGAGATTTTTACACCTCTGGATTTTCAAAGAAAAAGGAATAACTTTTTAGGAGCTCCGTGGAGTTTACAACCTTCATTGTTTCAAATAGCATCATTTAGACCACATAATAAGTCTGAGGATATAAATGGTCTTTATCTCGTTGGTGCTAGTACTCATCCAGGAGGTGGAGTACCAGGTGTATTACTCGGTGCTAAAGCTACAGAGGCTGTTATAGCTAAAGACTTTGGATTATTTTTTATAAAATAA
- a CDS encoding carotenoid biosynthesis protein, which translates to MLSIVIPAYNEESIITETITNVKEVLLAIDQNFEIIVVDNNSTDNTSDLAKSLGAKVFFEPENSIAKARNMGTKHASGDILIFIDADSKLSKKLVLQSLLALDEGLIAVSAISSLDKYPSLISFGIWLYNLISIVFKIGIGQFIMIRKKDFDVIGGFDETYYAFEELEFFKQLKLKYSRRSFKVLTIPVETSSRKFEKGKTDTTKFLLLLLAYFKNPKVGQDKKQLDFWYKRSDVQNSRFSRYRKWLVVFFMFLFWSNTALLKTNNQILEYSFLITPIIFFIMLFVIIQDKSKIKDFLLMFLITMIIEIVGVKTGFPFGRYLYDPAYASIGIGEVPIFIGFAWYILIVGISKVTASRVLSAIYIVILDLILEVFAVEMGIWTWTQRYNNILYAPIWNYISWGIIAFLLYPIAKKQGTDIFIMAFLLVVIIGYFSSSLIILGQPIIAIFGYMFCIVLVITAIKTGVNEIANIC; encoded by the coding sequence ATGTTAAGTATAGTCATACCTGCATATAATGAAGAAAGTATAATAACTGAAACGATAACAAATGTTAAAGAAGTACTTTTAGCAATTGATCAAAATTTCGAAATAATTGTAGTTGACAACAACTCAACTGACAATACTTCAGACTTAGCAAAGTCATTAGGCGCAAAGGTGTTTTTTGAGCCTGAAAATAGTATTGCAAAAGCTAGAAACATGGGCACGAAACATGCAAGTGGAGATATATTGATTTTCATTGATGCAGATAGCAAATTAAGCAAGAAGCTTGTTTTACAAAGCCTATTGGCACTAGATGAAGGTCTTATAGCAGTAAGTGCTATATCATCATTAGATAAATACCCTTCACTTATTAGTTTTGGTATTTGGTTGTATAATCTAATCTCAATTGTTTTCAAAATAGGTATAGGCCAATTTATAATGATCCGAAAAAAGGATTTTGATGTCATAGGAGGTTTTGACGAAACATATTATGCATTCGAAGAGTTAGAGTTTTTCAAGCAGCTAAAACTGAAATATAGTCGAAGGAGCTTTAAAGTATTGACAATACCAGTAGAAACAAGTAGTCGCAAGTTTGAGAAGGGTAAAACAGATACCACTAAGTTTTTGTTATTATTACTCGCATATTTCAAAAATCCCAAAGTAGGTCAAGATAAGAAGCAACTGGATTTCTGGTACAAAAGATCAGATGTACAAAACTCAAGGTTTTCCAGATATAGAAAATGGTTAGTTGTCTTTTTTATGTTTTTATTTTGGTCAAATACTGCATTATTAAAGACCAATAATCAGATCCTTGAATATTCTTTTCTAATTACTCCCATAATATTTTTCATAATGCTATTTGTGATAATTCAAGACAAGTCGAAAATCAAAGACTTCTTGTTGATGTTCCTTATTACAATGATTATAGAAATAGTTGGTGTTAAGACAGGTTTCCCATTTGGTCGTTATCTCTATGATCCTGCATATGCAAGTATAGGAATAGGTGAAGTTCCTATATTTATTGGATTTGCATGGTATATATTGATTGTAGGTATATCCAAAGTAACTGCTAGTCGGGTACTATCTGCTATATATATTGTAATTCTTGATCTTATACTTGAGGTGTTTGCAGTAGAAATGGGTATTTGGACTTGGACACAAAGGTATAATAACATATTATATGCTCCGATATGGAACTATATATCTTGGGGAATTATTGCTTTTCTATTGTACCCAATAGCAAAGAAGCAAGGTACTGATATTTTTATTATGGCTTTTCTACTTGTGGTAATCATTGGTTATTTTTCAAGCAGCTTGATAATTTTGGGACAACCTATAATTGCCATCTTTGGTTATATGTTTTGTATAGTTTTAGTCATAACTGCTATCAAGACAGGGGTTAATGAAATTGCTAATATATGTTGA